In the Candidatus Hydrogenedens sp. genome, AGGATAAAAATGGTCTTCAAAAATATGTAATCCGTTTTGGCAAATACACTCATTACCGACGCCGGGTCCAATAATTTCCGAAAGTCCATAAATATCAAATGCCTTTATATTTGCTTCCCTTTCTATATATTGTCTCATGGCTTCACTCCAGGGTTCTGCACCGAATATTCCGATTCGGAGAGGCAATGATTTTAGATCAATGCCTAATTCTCCAGCCCTTTCGATGATATGAACAAAATAACTTGGGGTGCAACATATAACGGTTACATTGAAATCTTTCATAATCATGATTTGACGGTCGGTATTCCCCCCTGAAATAGGGATAACCGTGGCTCCCAAAGATTCTGCACCATAATGGAAGCCTAATCCACCTGTAAATAATCCGTATCCATAGGCATTCTGAACAATATCTCCACGGTCTACACCACAAGCGGCTAAACTTCGAACCATAACATTGCACCATACATCAATATCTTCTTTTGTATATGCTACTACGATAGGTTTGCCTGTAGTCCCGCTGGATGCATGAAGTCGTACAATTTCAGGCATAGGACTTGCAAAAAGACCAAAGGGATAAGTATCCCTTAAATCTGTTTTGACTGTAAAAGGTAATAATTCTATATCCTTTATGGAACGGATATGTTCTGGTTTTACCTTATTTTCGTCCATTCGTTGTCGGTAAAATGGAACATTTTCATAAACCCGCTGAACCATCTTTTGTAATCGGTGTAATTGAATTTCTTCAAGAAAATTTCGGGGTAAGTAATCTACAGAACTGATAGGATTAAATTTACTCCCTGCATCGTGCCAAAAAGAACTCATACTGCAAATCCTTATACTACAAAAAATTTAAAACTTTTTATTTAATAAAAACATGAGATAGTATAATGAGAATACTTATTGTCAGTCAAAAACATGATAAAAAAGGAAGAATAATGAAAGTAAAGAAGAATCAATTTTATTTATTGTTTTTTTGCTTATTATTTGGGTTAATACTTGTGTTACCAGATATACATGCAGAAACAAGTCGTCGTTCTATAGCCTCTCTTTCCACCGATTTATATGAAGTCCATCTATTTAAGAATGGAACAATCAAAGTTTTTTTTGCAAATGATTTAGAAGTTCTATCTTTAGATAGCCCTTCTGTTATGTATGCAGATTCTGATGAAATTGTGCCGTTAAAACTTTCCGGTTTAAATTGGTATAAGGAACCTGTTTCTAACCCGATGGGTGATGGAATAGGTCTGTATGTGCAAGGGAAAAATCTTACATGGGTGGTAGAAGTATATCCGGGAAAACCTTTTTTTACAATTAGGTACCAATACATCAACAATTCAAAAAAAGAGCAGAAAATAAGGTCGTTAATATCAGCACAAGGAATATTAAGTCAATATAGAAAAGAAGAAATTGATAATAATTCTGTAGTTTGCCTTGGAAATGGAAATATATTTGAATCCATGATGGATTATCCTCAATGGGTAAACGGCTTTGACTTGAAATCACAATGGAATCTGGTTTTGTATGACCGTAAAAGAGGGCAGTCATTACTGGCAGGTTTTTTAACTTGTGATAAAGCCTACGGACAAATTACCCTTACTAAGGACGAGAAAAAAAAGACAGTCTTGATAAAATCGGAAAGTGTTTTTGATGCTCCTGTTCAACTTTCGACAGGCAAAACATTGAATGCAGAAGTAATGTATTTCTCCTTAGGTGAGCAAAATCCACATCTCTGTTTGGAACGATATGGGAGGGCTATTGCAGTGATGAATAAATTAAACAAAAATAATGCTTTTTTGCCTCATGGCTGGGATAGTTGGAGCACGGGTCTTAATAAGGATATTAACGAGAAAGTAATCATGGATAATATCCAATTTGTGGACACTCATCTTAAAAGATATGGTTGGAATCAGATTGCTATTGATGCAGGTTGGGAGCGAGGTCCTGCAGATTGGGAGCCACACCCCGAAAAATTTCCTCACGGATTAAAACCGATAGTAGATGAGTTGCATAATCGAGGTATGAAAGCAGGGTTATGGATAGACCTATTTACAGTACCTGAAAATTCAAAGTTGGCTAAAGAACGTCCCGATTGGTTGATTTCCCCAGACGCACGAGGTAAATTATTATTAGGAAGTGATAAAAAGATTTTAGATGTTACTATTCCTGAAGCGTATAATTACACACGGGATATATGTAAAAGAATTACCAATGAATGGGGTTTTGATGGACTTGTAGAAGCCGATTTTGTTTATCATTTGTTGTTAGGAGAAAAATATAAAGATGAAAATTTAACCAAACTGCAGGTATTAAGAAAAGGGTTGGAATCTATTCGTGAAGGAATGGGGAATGAAAAATTTCTTATGACAATGCTCCCTATTAATGTTTCGGGAATGTATGCAGATGGAATCCGAATTGGTTTAGATAATAAGCCTTTATGGTCGTCACCAACTCTTTCTGGAAATTGGGGTTGTGTAGAGTCTCTCAATAATTTTGCTCGCCGATATTATTTGTTTCCTCATTTAGGAGCTCCTGACCAGGATTGTGTTTTTTTAGGTAATACAGAAAGCAATAAGAGGTGGAATATCTCCGATGATAAAAAATTAACACAATCTCAAGTAATAGCATGGATTACCGGTACCGCATTGACAGGTGGAGTTTTTAAAATAGGGGAGGAGTTTACAAAACTATCCCCCAATCAAGTCAATATATTAAAAAAAGTAATTCCAAAATCAACACAATCTGCTCGCCCCATAGATTTGTTTGATAATCCATATCCTCAAATATGGTCTTTACCTGTCTCAGGACCTATATTGGGTGCAAACATTGTTGCTGTTTTTAATTGGGATAAAGAAAAAAACACAAAAGTATCTGTTTTCTTGGAGCAACTGGGATTGGATGGAAATCAACTATATACATTATATGATTTTTGGAATGAAACTTTTGTCGGTGTTATACAAAACGCCTTTATTGTAGATTTGCCCCCTGCTTCTGCATCTTTGTATGGTATTCGCCTTTTAGAAAAGAACCCTATGTTTGTTGCCTCAAATCACCATATTACACAGGGTATTTTTGACATGGAAGAATTAAAATACTTGCCAGCGCAAAAAGAAATGACAGGTATGATGGAGGTAATTGAAGACACGGAATATAAATTAACATTTTTTGACCCGGAAAGAAGAAAAGTTAGGATAGAAGAAGTCAATGTGCCTGATGTCTCATTGGAACAAAAGGAAGGTATTATAACAATTCAGTTTGTTACCCCAAAGGATGTAAATAGAGTAAAATGGAGTATGATTTTTGAATAAAAATATTAAAAAGAGGGTATTCTTTATGTTTAATAAATCTCAAAATTGGGTTGAAAAGAAAATAAATGAATATTGTCAAAAATCTCAAGAATGTGTGAATTTTGGGATGAAAGTACTTACGGGCTGTATTGGTGCGACAGATTGTGAAAATTGGAAAGAAACCACATTGGAGGTTCATAAAGCAGAAAGCAAGGCAGATGATTTGCGAAGGGAAATAGAATATTTTATATATGAACGCTCTCTATTTCCTGAATCAAGAGGGGATATCCTATCACTACTTGAAATCCTTGACCGAATACCCAACCAAGTCCAGCAAACTGTTAAGATGATTGTCGAACAACAAATTCATATACCGGAAATATTGAAAAGCGAAATCAATTCTATATCTACTATTACACAAAAATGTGTAGATATCACAATACAGGGAGTTGAAATGCTATTTTCAAATTTTCGTGAAGTGCTTGAAATTTTAGGTCAGATTGATGCGATGGAAAGTGAAGTAGATAAAATACAATCGGATGCTATTACAAAGGTATTTCAATCCGATATAGAACCGTTTAGGAAAATTTTATTGCGTGATTTGATAAACTCCATAAGTGAAGTAACAAATCATGCAGAGAAAGTGGGGGACTTTATGAGAATTATGATAGTAAAAAGGATGATGTAATGGGAATATTGTTGATTATTATCACATCAGCCCTGTTAGGTTTGACTTTGGGAGGAAATGATGCCGGGAATGTATTTAGAACAGCCGTAGCAACGCGATTTGTTCGTTTTCGAACAGCCGGTTTATTAACTTTTTTCTTTGTTATTGTAGGTGCCGTATTACAGGGTAGTAAGGGAATAGATACATTAAGTGGAATTACAACACAGAATATAAATACATCTATATTAGTAGGATTGGTGGTAAGTTTTGTGGGGTTTATTCTAACTATGTTAGGACAGCCTATAAGTCTTTCTCAGGCTGTTGTTGGAGGGCTTATTGGTTTGGGTTTGACGCAAAATGAAGTCCAATGGAAAATGTTATGGAAGGTATTGATTTGTTGGTTGCTTACACCTTTGGGGGCGGGTATCATTGCGATTATTTGCTATAAAATAATGCTTGTTTCTCTTTCTCATATTAAAGTGGGGATACTTACAAGAGAAACATATATTAGAAGAGGATTGATTATATCGGGCATTATTGGTGCTTATGCATTAGGAGCAAATAATGTGGCAAATACGGTAGGAATGTTTGCAGGGACTATGAAAGATGTTTCAAATACAGAGTTGGCATTATTAGGCGGTTTTTTTATAGGTACAGGGGTTTTACTTTTTAGTAAATCCGTAATGATGAATATAGGTAAAGGCATAGTACTTTTGGATGGATTTTCAGCACTGATTGTAGTTTTATCTTCGGGGATTACAGTATATATTTTTTCATTAGTAGGGGTACCTGTAAGTACAACACAGGCTGTTGTTGGAGCCATTGTCGGAGTTGGGATTTA is a window encoding:
- a CDS encoding phenylacetate--CoA ligase, producing the protein MSSFWHDAGSKFNPISSVDYLPRNFLEEIQLHRLQKMVQRVYENVPFYRQRMDENKVKPEHIRSIKDIELLPFTVKTDLRDTYPFGLFASPMPEIVRLHASSGTTGKPIVVAYTKEDIDVWCNVMVRSLAACGVDRGDIVQNAYGYGLFTGGLGFHYGAESLGATVIPISGGNTDRQIMIMKDFNVTVICCTPSYFVHIIERAGELGIDLKSLPLRIGIFGAEPWSEAMRQYIEREANIKAFDIYGLSEIIGPGVGNECICQNGLHIFEDHFYPEIIDPETLKPLPDGEEGELVFTTLSKKAMPMIRYRTRDITAFYNEPCPCGRTIRKIKKISRRSDDMFIIRGVNVFPSQIETALLAVEGSTPHYQIKLTREHGLDQMEILIEVTSEMFSDRIAEMEKLQEKFVQSIERIINIRANVRLVEPHSIPRSEGKAKRVVDLRKI
- a CDS encoding inorganic phosphate transporter, whose translation is MGILLIIITSALLGLTLGGNDAGNVFRTAVATRFVRFRTAGLLTFFFVIVGAVLQGSKGIDTLSGITTQNINTSILVGLVVSFVGFILTMLGQPISLSQAVVGGLIGLGLTQNEVQWKMLWKVLICWLLTPLGAGIIAIICYKIMLVSLSHIKVGILTRETYIRRGLIISGIIGAYALGANNVANTVGMFAGTMKDVSNTELALLGGFFIGTGVLLFSKSVMMNIGKGIVLLDGFSALIVVLSSGITVYIFSLVGVPVSTTQAVVGAIVGVGIYHGVHTLQFKVIKDILLSWLVAPIASLILTSAGYAIFLNK
- a CDS encoding DUF47 family protein; this translates as MFNKSQNWVEKKINEYCQKSQECVNFGMKVLTGCIGATDCENWKETTLEVHKAESKADDLRREIEYFIYERSLFPESRGDILSLLEILDRIPNQVQQTVKMIVEQQIHIPEILKSEINSISTITQKCVDITIQGVEMLFSNFREVLEILGQIDAMESEVDKIQSDAITKVFQSDIEPFRKILLRDLINSISEVTNHAEKVGDFMRIMIVKRMM
- a CDS encoding alpha-galactosidase, with the translated sequence MKVKKNQFYLLFFCLLFGLILVLPDIHAETSRRSIASLSTDLYEVHLFKNGTIKVFFANDLEVLSLDSPSVMYADSDEIVPLKLSGLNWYKEPVSNPMGDGIGLYVQGKNLTWVVEVYPGKPFFTIRYQYINNSKKEQKIRSLISAQGILSQYRKEEIDNNSVVCLGNGNIFESMMDYPQWVNGFDLKSQWNLVLYDRKRGQSLLAGFLTCDKAYGQITLTKDEKKKTVLIKSESVFDAPVQLSTGKTLNAEVMYFSLGEQNPHLCLERYGRAIAVMNKLNKNNAFLPHGWDSWSTGLNKDINEKVIMDNIQFVDTHLKRYGWNQIAIDAGWERGPADWEPHPEKFPHGLKPIVDELHNRGMKAGLWIDLFTVPENSKLAKERPDWLISPDARGKLLLGSDKKILDVTIPEAYNYTRDICKRITNEWGFDGLVEADFVYHLLLGEKYKDENLTKLQVLRKGLESIREGMGNEKFLMTMLPINVSGMYADGIRIGLDNKPLWSSPTLSGNWGCVESLNNFARRYYLFPHLGAPDQDCVFLGNTESNKRWNISDDKKLTQSQVIAWITGTALTGGVFKIGEEFTKLSPNQVNILKKVIPKSTQSARPIDLFDNPYPQIWSLPVSGPILGANIVAVFNWDKEKNTKVSVFLEQLGLDGNQLYTLYDFWNETFVGVIQNAFIVDLPPASASLYGIRLLEKNPMFVASNHHITQGIFDMEELKYLPAQKEMTGMMEVIEDTEYKLTFFDPERRKVRIEEVNVPDVSLEQKEGIITIQFVTPKDVNRVKWSMIFE